One Clostridium estertheticum DNA segment encodes these proteins:
- the efp gene encoding elongation factor P has protein sequence MISAGDIRKGTTFDEGGQVYTVIEFLHVKPGKGAAFVRTKLRNVINQGVTEKTFNPTTKLQEAVIERKEMQYLYAADGLYYFMDQETYEQIPLNYEKVEDAIKYLKENMFAVIKFYKNEAFSVEAPNFVELVVTATEPGVRGNTSSSVTKPATVETGAIIQVPMFVNEGETIRIDTRNGDYMLRV, from the coding sequence ATGATATCAGCAGGTGATATAAGAAAAGGAACTACATTTGATGAGGGTGGACAAGTTTATACAGTAATAGAATTTTTACATGTTAAACCTGGTAAGGGGGCTGCTTTTGTTAGAACTAAATTAAGAAACGTTATTAACCAAGGGGTTACAGAAAAAACATTTAATCCAACTACAAAATTACAAGAAGCAGTTATAGAAAGAAAAGAAATGCAGTATTTATATGCTGCAGATGGATTATACTACTTCATGGATCAAGAAACATATGAACAAATACCACTTAACTACGAAAAAGTTGAAGATGCTATAAAATACTTAAAAGAAAATATGTTTGCTGTAATAAAATTTTATAAGAATGAGGCTTTCTCAGTGGAAGCTCCAAATTTTGTAGAACTAGTTGTAACAGCCACTGAACCAGGTGTTAGAGGGAATACATCTTCAAGTGTAACAAAACCAGCTACTGTAGAAACAGGAGCAATAATCCAAGTTCCAATGTTCGTTAATGAAGGTGAGACTATAAGGATAGACACCAGAAATGGCGACTATATGCTAAGAGTATAA
- a CDS encoding prepilin-type N-terminal cleavage/methylation domain-containing protein, protein MSKSINKKGFTMLEVLCSLGIFSIIFICMMSFDVTSHNIKKDIKTINNNVTLMECLKNNIIYSMTFEELEELKKNNRVFVNSENMYVNKIQIGVMDLFSDKAILTDSYIQLNFLKCEFKVYTLRLTLHSGSPEELIELQCNFYKGDHK, encoded by the coding sequence ATGTCAAAATCAATAAATAAAAAAGGCTTTACCATGCTTGAGGTACTATGCAGCCTAGGAATATTCTCTATCATTTTCATTTGTATGATGTCTTTCGACGTAACTTCTCACAATATAAAAAAGGATATTAAAACTATAAATAATAATGTAACCCTAATGGAGTGCCTTAAAAATAATATTATATATTCTATGACCTTTGAGGAATTAGAAGAGTTAAAGAAAAATAACAGAGTTTTTGTAAATAGTGAAAATATGTATGTGAATAAAATTCAAATAGGAGTAATGGACTTGTTTTCGGACAAGGCAATCCTTACGGATTCCTATATACAATTGAACTTTTTAAAATGTGAATTTAAAGTATATACTTTAAGACTCACCCTACATTCGGGTAGCCCAGAGGAGCTTATCGAATTACAGTGTAATTTCTACAAAGGTGACCATAAATGA
- a CDS encoding Tfp pilus assembly protein FimT/FimU → MRRGFTLIEMIIVIAIMSIMAGCSVISVRYYKSVKNKVDADYYSNATVGFINNSKMYCRQNACSAKITFDIVRNEINLENGLNTINTLVFSNKITLYSVQGRRINRDIEIDKYGFSNDACTIILKDNNSIEHEITMRVGTSYVKINK, encoded by the coding sequence ATGCGTAGGGGATTTACATTAATTGAGATGATAATAGTTATAGCCATTATGAGTATAATGGCAGGCTGTAGCGTCATTTCTGTAAGGTACTATAAATCAGTAAAAAACAAAGTAGATGCAGATTATTATAGTAATGCAACAGTAGGGTTTATTAATAATTCAAAGATGTATTGTAGACAAAATGCCTGCAGTGCAAAAATAACTTTTGATATAGTGAGGAATGAAATAAATTTAGAAAATGGCCTTAATACCATAAATACGTTGGTATTCTCAAACAAAATAACCTTATATAGTGTTCAAGGTAGGAGAATAAATAGAGATATTGAAATTGATAAGTATGGTTTTAGTAATGATGCCTGCACAATAATATTAAAAGATAATAATTCAATAGAACACGAAATTACAATGAGAGTAGGTACGTCCTATGTCAAAATCAATAAATAA
- a CDS encoding type II secretion system F family protein → MMKFKYMAKTYDGITIKGTTCSDSIEELALDLRTKDLFLIKCRSIKKITEISPKPNLKTIAIFCKQFSICIKSGIPICDILNLLYEQIQHKSIKNSLLNIRGNVQKGNSLHRSMQNTINVYPEFMINMIYLGEESGKLDIILEELAVYYEKEHKLLKKFTNSMIYPCTVFVTLTIVSFFLFIKVIPVFITNLNTFHAKIPLITRLVLGMSNFLAANFLWVLMINLTAVFILIEYLKTEKGKMVFDKLKFSCPILGPVYKRIIYTRFTRGLNILLTSGVGLVSAFEIIHDVIGNRYFKLKLKTVFDDIKKGGDLSSSLNSMNLFPQFFMAMTKIGEETGNLDEMFLIAADIFYEDAEENVEKATALLEPILIIFLGVMIGIIILAVMLPMLNVMDSAGKF, encoded by the coding sequence ATGATGAAATTCAAATATATGGCTAAAACATATGATGGAATAACAATAAAGGGTACTACGTGCAGTGATAGTATAGAAGAATTAGCATTAGATTTACGGACGAAAGACTTATTTTTAATAAAGTGTAGGAGTATAAAAAAAATAACTGAAATTTCTCCTAAACCTAATTTGAAAACTATAGCTATATTCTGCAAGCAATTCTCAATATGTATTAAGTCGGGCATTCCCATATGCGATATTCTCAATTTGCTTTATGAGCAAATACAGCATAAATCTATAAAAAATAGTCTCCTAAACATTAGAGGAAATGTACAAAAGGGTAATTCACTTCATAGAAGTATGCAAAACACTATAAATGTATACCCTGAGTTTATGATAAATATGATTTATCTAGGTGAAGAGAGTGGGAAGCTAGATATAATTCTAGAGGAATTGGCAGTTTATTATGAAAAAGAGCATAAGCTATTAAAAAAATTCACTAATTCCATGATTTATCCCTGCACAGTATTTGTCACATTAACAATTGTATCGTTTTTTTTATTTATAAAAGTAATTCCAGTATTTATTACAAATTTGAATACTTTCCATGCAAAAATTCCATTAATAACTAGACTGGTTTTAGGGATGAGTAACTTTTTAGCAGCAAATTTTTTATGGGTTTTAATGATAAATTTAACTGCTGTTTTTATTTTAATAGAATATTTAAAAACAGAAAAGGGCAAGATGGTCTTTGATAAATTAAAGTTTAGTTGCCCAATATTAGGGCCAGTATATAAACGTATTATTTACACAAGATTTACTAGAGGTCTTAATATATTACTAACTAGTGGGGTGGGCCTGGTAAGTGCTTTCGAGATAATTCATGATGTTATTGGAAACAGATATTTTAAGCTAAAGCTTAAAACAGTTTTTGATGACATTAAAAAAGGTGGAGATTTATCAAGTTCTTTAAACTCAATGAACCTATTTCCACAATTTTTTATGGCTATGACAAAAATAGGAGAAGAAACGGGTAATTTAGATGAAATGTTTTTAATAGCTGCAGATATATTTTATGAGGATGCAGAGGAAAATGTAGAGAAAGCCACTGCACTACTAGAACCAATTCTAATAATATTTTTAGGGGTTATGATTGGCATAATTATATTGGCGGTAATGCTACCAATGTTAAACGTTATGGATTCCGCGGGTAAATTTTAA
- a CDS encoding GspE/PulE family protein — protein sequence MKKNLLQLLLDKSLITQEEYKDVKEISLRNNCSEEQIILQDLKIDLNQLILIVQKDFNISYTELESNSKKNQAFKLISKEVATRYGVIPFYDNSVEVHVAFSNPFEIKVIDELKFITNKRVKIFFALASNISEAIENCYGKQIVDVAVEEMRKEYMLEESEKNEEAHSELSNENAPVIRITNSLLKQAINAEASDIHLEPFKYFAILRMRVDGILNEINQIPCNVYKSLCTRIKIMANMDIATKLVPQDGKITENIDGTDYDFRVSSLPTMYGEKLVIRVLYKLERFINLDSLGFSSEKVLILKDILKLSHGMIVVAGPTGSGKSTTLYALLNEINSKSKNIITIEDPIEYNMPRINQVNVNNKAGLTFSTGLRSILRQDPDVIMLGEIRDEETAQIAVRASITGHLVLTTLHTNDAVTSISRLIDMGIPSYLAADSLVVILAQRLIRKLCSFCKMEYETINGEFQHLGFNIGEKLYKGAGCNKCNGTGYKGRTVVYELLKLDSVHKSIIARSGISDELWKYCNENKSDSFIESCSAAVHNGVTSIEEFVNATYSYNFK from the coding sequence ATGAAAAAAAATCTACTCCAATTATTATTAGACAAGAGCCTTATTACGCAAGAAGAGTATAAAGATGTAAAGGAGATTTCCTTAAGAAACAATTGTAGTGAAGAGCAAATAATTCTACAAGACCTAAAAATAGATTTAAATCAGCTTATTTTAATAGTACAGAAGGATTTTAACATATCTTATACTGAGCTGGAATCTAATAGTAAAAAAAATCAAGCATTTAAACTAATATCCAAGGAGGTAGCTACTAGGTATGGTGTAATACCTTTTTATGATAATAGTGTTGAAGTACATGTTGCTTTTTCAAATCCCTTTGAAATAAAAGTTATCGATGAACTGAAATTTATAACAAACAAAAGAGTCAAAATATTCTTTGCCTTAGCTAGTAATATCTCGGAGGCTATTGAAAACTGCTATGGAAAACAAATTGTGGATGTGGCAGTTGAAGAAATGAGAAAAGAATATATGTTAGAGGAAAGTGAAAAAAATGAAGAAGCACATTCAGAATTATCAAATGAAAATGCACCGGTTATTAGGATAACAAACTCCCTTTTAAAACAAGCCATAAATGCAGAAGCTAGCGATATTCATCTAGAGCCGTTTAAGTATTTTGCCATACTTCGCATGAGAGTAGATGGCATTCTAAACGAAATAAATCAAATTCCATGTAACGTATATAAATCCTTATGTACAAGAATAAAAATAATGGCAAACATGGATATAGCCACTAAATTAGTACCACAAGATGGTAAAATAACAGAAAATATAGATGGAACGGACTACGATTTTAGAGTATCATCCCTACCAACAATGTATGGAGAAAAGCTAGTTATAAGAGTTTTATATAAGTTAGAGAGATTTATTAATTTAGACTCATTAGGCTTTAGTTCTGAGAAAGTTTTAATTTTAAAGGATATATTAAAACTTTCTCATGGAATGATTGTCGTCGCAGGACCTACAGGAAGCGGAAAATCAACCACACTATATGCGCTACTAAATGAAATTAATAGTAAAAGTAAAAATATCATTACCATAGAAGACCCAATAGAATATAATATGCCTAGAATTAATCAAGTAAACGTAAACAATAAAGCGGGGCTTACTTTTTCAACTGGGCTACGAAGCATATTGAGGCAAGATCCAGATGTAATAATGCTTGGAGAAATAAGAGATGAAGAAACCGCACAAATTGCCGTTAGGGCATCAATAACAGGCCACTTAGTATTGACAACACTTCATACAAATGACGCCGTTACGTCCATATCTAGGCTAATAGATATGGGTATTCCATCCTATCTAGCTGCGGATTCATTAGTTGTAATACTAGCTCAGAGATTAATAAGAAAATTATGCTCATTTTGTAAAATGGAATATGAGACTATTAATGGTGAATTTCAGCATTTAGGATTTAATATTGGGGAGAAATTATATAAAGGAGCAGGTTGTAACAAATGTAATGGGACTGGATATAAAGGTAGAACTGTGGTATATGAATTACTAAAATTAGATAGTGTTCATAAATCCATTATAGCAAGAAGCGGCATAAGCGATGAACTTTGGAAATATTGCAATGAAAATAAATCAGATTCCTTTATAGAGAGTTGCAGCGCTGCAGTTCACAATGGCGTAACCTCAATAGAAGAATTTGTAAATGCTACTTATAGTTATAATTTTAAATAG
- the dapF gene encoding diaminopimelate epimerase, translating to MNFTKMQGTGNDFIVIEDFQGKYANLEGLAIKLCDRHFGIGADGILIVTKSNIADIQMIIINADGSYASMCGNGIRCFAKYIFEKKYVQKENIKIETGDGVKLANISIKNGFAESVTINMGKYNFNPSSIPALVTEEIINKKIEANNKEYCITSMFMGVPHTIVFGRQEDYQVEEGRFIERHSSFPEKTNVNFCEIVGRDRIRVKTWERGAGPTLACGTGSCAAVVAANRLGYVDEKVEVQVPGGILSIEMVNDEVLMTGPAEITFEGHFFLN from the coding sequence ATAAATTTCACAAAAATGCAGGGAACGGGAAATGATTTTATTGTTATTGAAGATTTTCAGGGCAAATATGCTAATTTAGAGGGACTCGCTATAAAACTTTGTGATAGGCATTTTGGAATAGGTGCAGATGGAATTTTAATAGTTACTAAAAGTAATATAGCAGATATTCAGATGATAATTATTAATGCTGATGGTTCTTATGCATCTATGTGCGGAAATGGAATAAGGTGCTTTGCTAAATATATTTTTGAAAAAAAATATGTGCAAAAAGAAAATATAAAAATAGAAACTGGTGATGGTGTAAAGCTGGCAAATATAAGCATTAAAAATGGATTCGCTGAAAGTGTAACTATAAATATGGGGAAATACAATTTTAATCCCAGTAGTATTCCTGCTTTAGTAACTGAAGAAATAATTAATAAAAAGATAGAGGCTAACAATAAAGAGTATTGCATTACTTCAATGTTTATGGGAGTGCCACATACTATTGTTTTTGGTAGACAGGAAGATTATCAGGTTGAGGAAGGAAGATTTATTGAGCGGCACAGTTCATTTCCTGAAAAAACAAATGTAAATTTTTGTGAAATAGTAGGAAGAGATAGGATAAGGGTTAAAACTTGGGAGAGAGGTGCAGGACCAACTTTAGCCTGTGGTACTGGTAGTTGTGCCGCTGTAGTAGCAGCAAACAGACTAGGATATGTTGATGAAAAGGTAGAAGTTCAGGTTCCCGGTGGAATACTTTCTATAGAGATGGTTAATGACGAGGTTCTAATGACAGGACCTGCAGAAATAACTTTTGAAGGACATTTTTTTCTAAATTAA
- a CDS encoding NFACT family protein, whose translation MALDGIYLSSLIEEIKDIIIDCRVDKITQPEKDEIILSFKKNRKIYKLLISSSSNYPRIHFTDFNKDNPAQAPIFCMVLRKYLNTATVLDVRQLSSDRLLVIDFKSSDELGFDSVYSLIIEIMGRHSNISLVRTRDNLVMDSIKHVTADINSFRVLFTGVEYVYPPISTKLDPFNFSYEGFYEYISTKEIQYSEKFFTGTFTGISSKLSTELLYRYSLENSNFDLAHAKQIYDFTVNMFKSLHQNTFLASYTMNGKLEDFHCVKLTSLKDCEYDQYDSPSKLIENFYFQKDNHDRLNSKSAGLQKIVHNNINRCDKKVKILKETLKECDTKGAYKLNGELLTANIYSLKKGDKFASVVNYYSEDGEYIKIKLDENKTPSQNVQYYYKKYNKFKIAEEMATIQMELTENELKYLHSVLTNIINVENYNGIEDIKNELIETDYISFKKHSSGKNKKAKPTKPMHFVSSDGIDIYVGRNNIQNDFLTLKLANKNDMWLHTKDIPGSHVIIKNFGDIPESTLLEAGNLSAFYSKSKDSSSVPVDYTQVKNVKKPSGAKPGMVIYSTNKTMYITPSESHLKRIE comes from the coding sequence ATGGCATTAGATGGAATTTACTTATCTAGCCTCATTGAGGAAATAAAAGATATTATTATAGATTGTAGAGTTGATAAAATAACCCAACCAGAAAAAGATGAAATCATATTAAGTTTTAAAAAGAATAGAAAAATATATAAATTATTAATAAGTTCAAGCTCCAACTATCCTAGAATCCATTTTACAGACTTTAATAAAGATAACCCAGCGCAAGCACCTATATTTTGTATGGTTTTAAGAAAATATTTAAATACTGCCACAGTTTTAGATGTAAGACAACTAAGTTCAGATAGATTGCTAGTTATTGACTTTAAAAGTAGCGATGAATTAGGCTTTGATAGTGTATACTCACTTATAATTGAAATAATGGGTAGGCATAGTAATATCAGTTTAGTTAGAACCCGTGACAATTTAGTTATGGATAGTATTAAGCATGTAACGGCAGACATAAACAGTTTTCGTGTTTTATTTACTGGTGTAGAATATGTATACCCTCCCATCTCTACAAAACTAGATCCTTTTAATTTTAGTTATGAGGGATTCTATGAGTATATATCCACTAAAGAAATACAGTACTCTGAAAAGTTTTTTACAGGTACTTTCACAGGAATAAGTTCTAAACTTTCCACTGAACTCCTCTATAGGTATTCTTTGGAGAATAGTAATTTTGATTTAGCACACGCTAAACAGATTTATGATTTTACAGTAAATATGTTTAAATCCCTACATCAAAATACTTTTTTAGCTTCCTATACTATGAATGGTAAATTAGAAGATTTTCATTGTGTTAAGCTTACCTCTTTAAAAGATTGTGAATATGACCAATATGATTCACCCTCTAAATTAATAGAGAATTTTTATTTTCAAAAGGATAACCATGATAGATTAAATTCTAAAAGTGCAGGTCTTCAAAAAATAGTTCATAATAATATTAATCGTTGTGATAAGAAGGTAAAAATACTCAAGGAAACCTTAAAAGAATGTGACACTAAAGGCGCTTATAAGTTAAATGGTGAACTTTTAACTGCAAATATATACTCCCTTAAAAAGGGTGACAAGTTTGCAAGTGTTGTTAATTACTATAGTGAAGATGGGGAGTACATTAAAATCAAACTCGACGAAAATAAGACTCCCTCCCAAAATGTTCAATATTATTACAAAAAATATAATAAATTTAAGATAGCAGAGGAAATGGCCACAATACAAATGGAGCTTACTGAAAATGAATTGAAATATCTTCATTCTGTACTTACTAACATAATAAATGTAGAAAACTATAATGGAATTGAAGATATTAAAAATGAATTAATAGAAACTGACTATATTTCATTTAAAAAGCACAGTAGTGGTAAAAATAAAAAGGCAAAGCCAACAAAACCTATGCATTTTGTTTCAAGTGATGGCATTGACATATATGTTGGTAGAAATAATATTCAAAATGATTTTTTAACATTAAAGCTTGCCAATAAAAATGATATGTGGCTTCACACAAAGGATATCCCAGGTTCCCACGTTATTATTAAAAATTTTGGTGATATACCTGAAAGCACACTACTCGAAGCTGGAAATTTATCCGCATTTTATAGTAAATCTAAGGATTCTTCTAGTGTACCTGTTGATTATACACAGGTGAAAAATGTAAAGAAGCCCTCAGGTGCAAAACCCGGAATGGTTATTTACTCTACAAATAAAACTATGTATATAACTCCTAGCGAAAGCCACTTAAAAAGGATTGAATAA
- a CDS encoding class I SAM-dependent RNA methyltransferase — protein sequence MMYTLIATTTFGIEAVTAKELKALGYEDLKVENGRVTFEGDEMDIAICNTWLRTAERLFIKMAEFKALSFEELFQGTLAVDWGNLIPEDGNMHIVGKSVKSQLHSVPDCQSIVKKAVVESMKKKYNSEWFSEQGPEYKIEVAILRDIVTLSIDTSGVGLHKRGYREYAGEAPLKETLAAALVLISKWDSSRVLADPLCGSGTIAIEAALIAKNIAPGINRKFASETWPSMEADIWEQVREGARKTVNNNEIEILASDIDGELLRTAIANAEKAGVKEFIKFQKIPMQSFTSRQKYGVIITNPPYGERLGELAEVKKLHIDLGEMYERLNEWSCFVITANGDFQKDFGKKADKNRKLYNGRLLCYYYQYIKEIPRQKKQE from the coding sequence ATGATGTATACTTTAATTGCCACGACTACTTTTGGGATAGAAGCAGTTACAGCAAAAGAACTAAAAGCACTAGGATACGAAGATTTAAAGGTGGAAAACGGAAGAGTAACCTTTGAAGGGGATGAAATGGATATTGCTATATGCAATACATGGCTAAGAACCGCAGAAAGGCTGTTTATAAAGATGGCTGAATTTAAAGCCTTGTCTTTTGAAGAATTATTTCAAGGAACGCTGGCAGTAGATTGGGGTAATTTAATACCAGAAGACGGTAATATGCATATCGTAGGTAAATCTGTAAAATCACAGCTTCACAGTGTTCCAGATTGCCAAAGCATAGTAAAAAAAGCAGTAGTAGAGTCTATGAAGAAAAAATATAATAGCGAGTGGTTTTCAGAACAAGGCCCAGAGTATAAGATAGAAGTTGCAATTTTAAGAGATATAGTGACACTATCCATAGATACTTCTGGTGTGGGATTACATAAAAGAGGGTATAGAGAATACGCTGGCGAGGCACCACTAAAAGAAACATTAGCTGCAGCCCTTGTGCTAATAAGTAAATGGGATAGCTCAAGAGTTTTAGCTGACCCGCTTTGTGGTTCTGGGACCATAGCCATAGAAGCGGCTCTTATAGCGAAAAACATTGCTCCGGGGATAAACAGAAAATTTGCAAGCGAAACTTGGCCATCAATGGAGGCAGATATTTGGGAGCAAGTAAGAGAAGGTGCAAGAAAAACTGTAAATAACAATGAAATTGAAATCCTAGCCTCAGATATTGATGGAGAGCTACTTCGAACAGCCATAGCTAATGCAGAAAAAGCAGGAGTCAAGGAGTTTATAAAATTTCAAAAAATACCAATGCAAAGTTTTACCTCAAGACAGAAATATGGAGTTATTATAACTAATCCACCTTATGGAGAAAGATTAGGAGAATTAGCAGAAGTTAAAAAACTTCATATTGACCTCGGAGAGATGTATGAGAGGCTAAATGAATGGTCTTGCTTTGTCATAACCGCCAATGGTGATTTTCAGAAGGACTTTGGAAAGAAAGCAGATAAAAATAGAAAATTATATAATGGAAGATTACTATGTTATTATTACCAATATATAAAAGAAATACCTAGACAAAAAAAACAAGAATAA
- the uraA gene encoding uracil permease: MNKIVDVNEKLPIIKTLPLSFQHLFAMVGATILVPMLTGLSPSIALFCSGVGTLLYILCTKARLPAYVGSSFAFIGPMGVATKAYGQSSMLSGIIAAGLVYVIVALIIKLAGTKWLDRMLSPVVVGSVVIVIGLSLAGVAINWAGLNSGFTTPALQGVSRGTWIFVSMATLGIAIIGTMYFKGFFGVVPILIAMVIGYALSIFLGVIPKEVLQEIGKAKFFTMPSFVLPTFNINAIMLMAPVAFVTLAEHIGHVYVTSNVVGRDFTKDPGLHRSIMGDGIATMFAGFVGGPPNTTYGENIGVMAITKVYSVWVIGGAAIIAIVLSFIGPVSAVIGNIPLPVIGGVSVMLFGIIASSGFRIFVEDKVDFSKKRNLIIASVIIVLGIGGGGIKFPFLGAQVEIAGVALATLVGIILNLALPEKSKSGDN, translated from the coding sequence ATGAATAAAATTGTAGATGTTAATGAAAAATTACCAATCATTAAGACGCTCCCTTTAAGCTTCCAGCACCTATTTGCTATGGTAGGAGCAACTATACTTGTACCAATGCTCACAGGTCTTAGTCCATCAATTGCACTGTTTTGTAGTGGGGTGGGGACGTTATTGTATATTTTATGTACGAAAGCTAGACTTCCTGCTTATGTAGGTTCATCCTTTGCGTTTATAGGACCTATGGGCGTAGCCACAAAGGCATATGGCCAAAGTTCTATGTTATCAGGAATTATAGCTGCAGGGCTTGTATATGTAATTGTAGCACTAATTATTAAACTCGCGGGAACCAAATGGTTAGATAGAATGTTGTCTCCAGTGGTGGTAGGTTCTGTTGTAATTGTAATAGGACTAAGTCTCGCTGGCGTTGCAATAAATTGGGCAGGGCTAAATTCAGGTTTTACAACACCGGCACTTCAAGGTGTATCTAGAGGCACATGGATATTTGTATCAATGGCAACCCTGGGAATAGCAATAATTGGCACTATGTATTTCAAAGGATTTTTCGGGGTAGTACCGATTTTGATTGCCATGGTAATTGGATATGCACTTTCTATATTTCTTGGAGTAATTCCAAAGGAAGTTCTACAAGAAATAGGCAAAGCTAAATTTTTTACAATGCCAAGCTTTGTTTTGCCAACCTTTAACATAAATGCTATTATGCTTATGGCTCCAGTAGCTTTCGTAACACTTGCTGAACATATTGGTCATGTATATGTTACAAGTAATGTTGTAGGCCGTGACTTCACAAAAGATCCTGGGCTACATAGGTCAATTATGGGAGACGGGATTGCCACGATGTTTGCAGGTTTTGTAGGAGGGCCACCTAATACCACTTATGGTGAGAATATAGGAGTTATGGCAATCACAAAGGTGTACAGTGTTTGGGTAATTGGAGGAGCTGCAATAATTGCAATTGTATTATCCTTTATTGGACCAGTTTCTGCAGTAATAGGAAATATTCCGCTTCCTGTAATCGGGGGGGTTAGTGTTATGTTATTTGGAATAATCGCTTCCTCTGGCTTCAGAATTTTTGTGGAAGATAAAGTTGATTTTAGTAAAAAGAGAAATCTTATAATTGCTTCTGTAATAATAGTTTTAGGTATTGGTGGAGGCGGTATAAAGTTTCCGTTTTTAGGAGCGCAAGTTGAGATTGCAGGAGTAGCTCTTGCAACACTGGTGGGTATAATATTGAACTTAGCACTACCTGAAAAGAGTAAGTCAGGAGATAATTAA
- the pyrR gene encoding bifunctional pyr operon transcriptional regulator/uracil phosphoribosyltransferase PyrR: MEFKSVLLDEKAIERSLTRVAHEIIEKNKGIEDIILIGIKRRGVPIAKRIALLIEQIEGTKVPVGSVDITLYRDDLTSINEQPVLNNANLGIDVRGKKIILVDDVLYTGRTARAAIDAIIANGRPQMIQLAVLVDRGHRELPIRADYVGKNIPTSGKEMISVELLEIDEKDSVSIYEI; this comes from the coding sequence ATGGAATTTAAATCAGTGCTATTAGATGAAAAGGCAATAGAAAGATCATTGACAAGAGTAGCTCATGAAATTATTGAAAAAAACAAGGGAATAGAGGATATTATCCTTATAGGAATAAAAAGAAGAGGGGTACCAATTGCAAAAAGAATTGCTCTCTTAATAGAACAGATTGAAGGAACTAAAGTTCCTGTAGGCAGTGTTGATATTACTTTATATAGAGATGATCTTACCTCAATAAACGAGCAGCCAGTTTTAAACAATGCAAATTTAGGTATAGATGTGAGAGGTAAAAAAATAATTTTAGTAGATGACGTATTGTATACCGGAAGAACTGCGAGAGCCGCAATTGATGCCATAATAGCTAATGGTAGGCCTCAAATGATACAATTAGCTGTTTTAGTAGATAGAGGGCACAGAGAATTACCTATTAGAGCAGATTATGTAGGGAAAAACATACCTACTTCTGGAAAAGAAATGATTTCTGTGGAGCTTTTAGAAATTGACGAAAAAGATTCAGTTAGTATATATGAAATATAG